The following proteins are encoded in a genomic region of Candidatus Zixiibacteriota bacterium:
- a CDS encoding PKD domain-containing protein, with product RNCRILNNTADDYGGGIYLRGNIFESNAPMIVNSIVRDNAAMGGAGITVDSYSWNVYVINNLIAGNIGGEYASGILIQYGSDSKTFNNIIAYNSQDGMISNESVGALSGYNCYYSNGGSDYYGGSDMGFNQLVNPQFVNYAAGDYHLQELSPIINKGYYIDSLPSVDFDGQKRIVQSDVDIGPDEFADCSMTANFGANPTSGCEFMLVNFTGTVTGLYDSLMWDFGDGSFSYNTLNVQKPYSEVGTYTVKLYAITPCTTVVAIAEDLITVGEPPTANFSVDIDSGCAPLLVQFSDLSVGNVTSWLWNFGDGTTSVLPTPSHEYQSGGIYTVRLIVANVCDIDTIIRTNYITVGGSAEADFLATTTAGSAPLTVNFVDQSRNDPTEWEWDFGDGGSSALQNPTHQYTKPGIYDVQLTVTNECESYDTWLLEGYIRAYGFDLRLADTSHTRYVKTFSFDLDSLYGPFDRNVTLRAKLLSTPQRGTAKFTIQDSTMAIGNSSSFQATLSKDLWHGIYQGALIGTAAGGSPIDTLLFEFESTPIQLVATSADSVKFDSTQIGSTAVINLIVRNQGALIDNLNLNVRSIPIDGSDAFFVTPTAFTVFPASSRPVQIWFTPPDSGYYTADITIMSDDPVMSEYVVHLEGLGIPERIPPYVDYTDPAASATGVMITEVIDLFISEPLDTLSLPEAPLLTVGSGWTGSTIAGKTVFIGNLPHQWIVRFVPDTILPPLDLITVTLNGDVVDLAGNSLDGNLDGVAEGSPIDDAVFQFETGPGVYPGDANNDGVVNEVDVLPLGVFWMMTGPDRAGGTEWRIQPAEVWTEPAATYADCNGDSTVNMQDLLVIAINWGSTHSYGSPQFVPGDYDLAEYKGAFETIFFALGESQESEFTRSVRDLIAKYVEVETVPGQYMLSQNFPNPFNPTTYIQFNLPVDGHVSLTVHNILGQTVATLVDEFQTQGFKQVMWNGTSDAGEALPSGMYFYRMKAGTFTQVKKMLMIR from the coding sequence AGGAATTGTCGCATCCTGAACAATACTGCTGATGATTACGGCGGCGGAATCTATTTGCGAGGAAATATTTTCGAGAGTAACGCCCCGATGATCGTGAACAGCATTGTTCGAGACAATGCCGCGATGGGCGGTGCCGGCATCACCGTCGATAGCTATAGCTGGAATGTGTATGTCATCAACAACCTTATAGCGGGAAACATCGGGGGTGAATACGCGAGCGGTATTCTCATCCAGTATGGCTCAGACTCAAAGACTTTCAATAACATCATTGCCTATAACTCTCAGGATGGAATGATAAGCAACGAATCGGTTGGCGCATTGAGCGGTTACAACTGCTACTATTCCAACGGCGGATCGGACTACTACGGTGGCAGCGACATGGGATTCAATCAGCTTGTCAATCCGCAGTTTGTCAATTATGCTGCCGGCGATTATCATTTGCAGGAGCTCTCACCGATTATCAACAAGGGCTATTACATCGACAGCCTGCCGTCCGTCGACTTCGACGGACAGAAGAGAATCGTTCAGAGCGATGTCGACATCGGCCCGGATGAATTCGCCGACTGCAGCATGACGGCGAATTTCGGTGCCAATCCGACTTCCGGCTGCGAATTTATGCTGGTCAACTTCACGGGTACTGTTACAGGCCTTTATGACAGCCTCATGTGGGATTTCGGAGATGGCTCATTCTCATATAACACGCTGAATGTTCAAAAACCGTATTCCGAGGTCGGTACGTATACGGTCAAACTGTATGCGATCACTCCATGCACGACAGTTGTAGCTATCGCAGAGGATCTGATAACGGTTGGCGAACCGCCGACAGCAAATTTCTCTGTTGATATCGATTCCGGCTGCGCTCCGCTGCTTGTTCAGTTCAGCGACTTATCGGTGGGGAATGTGACGAGCTGGCTGTGGAACTTCGGAGACGGAACAACCTCAGTACTTCCGACGCCGTCGCATGAGTATCAATCGGGAGGCATTTACACGGTCAGGCTGATCGTTGCGAACGTCTGCGATATAGACACCATCATCCGAACCAACTACATAACTGTGGGAGGATCTGCCGAAGCCGATTTCCTTGCGACTACTACTGCCGGTTCGGCACCGTTAACAGTCAACTTTGTTGATCAGTCTCGAAATGATCCGACGGAATGGGAATGGGATTTCGGCGATGGTGGCAGTTCGGCGCTGCAGAACCCAACGCATCAGTACACTAAACCCGGCATATATGATGTGCAATTGACCGTGACTAACGAATGCGAGTCTTACGACACCTGGCTCCTGGAAGGTTACATCCGTGCGTATGGGTTTGATCTTAGGCTCGCGGATACCTCTCACACGAGATATGTCAAAACATTCAGTTTTGACCTTGACTCGTTATACGGTCCGTTTGATAGAAACGTGACTCTCCGGGCTAAATTGCTCTCTACTCCTCAGAGAGGGACGGCGAAATTCACTATACAAGATTCTACGATGGCGATTGGTAATTCATCCAGTTTCCAGGCAACATTGTCGAAGGACCTTTGGCACGGCATATATCAGGGGGCTCTTATTGGGACCGCTGCAGGGGGAAGCCCAATTGACACGCTGCTGTTCGAATTCGAGTCGACACCTATCCAGCTTGTAGCCACCAGTGCGGACAGCGTCAAATTCGATTCCACACAGATCGGTAGCACTGCTGTCATCAATCTCATAGTCAGGAACCAGGGCGCACTAATCGATAACCTGAACCTGAATGTCAGAAGCATACCGATTGATGGTTCGGATGCGTTCTTTGTTACTCCGACGGCATTCACGGTCTTTCCAGCATCGTCGAGACCCGTGCAGATTTGGTTTACGCCTCCGGACTCTGGATATTACACCGCGGACATAACGATTATGTCCGACGATCCGGTGATGTCGGAATATGTGGTTCATTTGGAGGGGCTGGGGATCCCTGAGCGAATTCCGCCGTACGTTGATTACACAGATCCTGCGGCGTCTGCCACGGGTGTTATGATAACAGAAGTCATCGATCTCTTCATAAGCGAGCCTCTCGATACGCTTAGCCTGCCGGAAGCCCCGCTCCTGACCGTAGGCAGCGGGTGGACGGGATCGACTATTGCCGGCAAAACGGTTTTCATAGGCAACCTTCCTCACCAGTGGATCGTGCGATTCGTTCCCGATACAATTCTCCCACCGCTCGATCTGATTACTGTAACACTCAATGGAGATGTCGTTGACCTCGCAGGGAACTCGCTTGACGGCAATCTTGACGGCGTTGCTGAAGGTTCACCGATCGATGATGCTGTCTTCCAGTTTGAAACGGGTCCGGGAGTGTATCCCGGTGATGCCAACAATGATGGTGTTGTCAATGAGGTCGATGTGCTTCCGCTGGGTGTGTTCTGGATGATGACCGGTCCCGACAGGGCGGGTGGCACCGAGTGGCGCATTCAGCCTGCAGAGGTTTGGACGGAGCCAGCCGCAACCTACGCTGATTGCAATGGCGACAGTACAGTCAATATGCAGGACCTCCTGGTAATCGCCATAAACTGGGGAAGCACTCACAGCTATGGCAGTCCGCAGTTTGTGCCAGGCGACTACGACCTAGCTGAGTACAAGGGAGCTTTCGAAACGATCTTCTTCGCACTTGGCGAAAGTCAGGAGAGTGAATTCACTCGCAGTGTTCGAGACCTGATCGCCAAATATGTTGAGGTCGAGACTGTACCTGGACAATATATGCTATCGCAGAATTTCCCGAATCCTTTCAATCCGACGACGTACATTCAGTTTAATCTTCCTGTGGATGGTCATGTTTCTCTAACCGTTCACAACATTCTCGGGCAGACAGTTGCCACGTTGGTTGACGAGTTCCAGACGCAGGGATTCAAGCAGGTTATGTGGAACGGAACTTCCGACGCTGGTGAGGCGCTGCCTTCAGGTATGTACTTCTATCGCATGAAGGCGGGCACGTTTACGCAAGTCAAGAAGATGTTGATGATACGTTAG
- a CDS encoding zinc-ribbon domain-containing protein has translation MELEPLQDKILICADCNEEFVFTVSAQQYFLEKGFMEEPKRCKWCYTQLKKEKRQQQKEAKRRAHHDRSTVHASTSRNDEGRNRANVK, from the coding sequence ATGGAACTCGAGCCTCTTCAGGATAAGATTCTGATATGTGCCGATTGCAATGAGGAGTTTGTCTTCACTGTAAGCGCGCAGCAGTATTTCCTGGAGAAAGGGTTCATGGAAGAACCAAAGCGCTGCAAGTGGTGTTACACGCAGCTAAAGAAGGAAAAGCGACAGCAGCAGAAAGAGGCGAAGCGAAGGGCGCACCACGACCGTTCTACTGTACACGCTTCCACTTCACGCAATGATGAAGGGCGCAATCGAGCCAACGTGAAGTAG